From Micromonospora sp. NBC_01699, a single genomic window includes:
- a CDS encoding ABC transporter ATP-binding protein, with product MAGSSATKVRGETILQVDNVVKHFPITQGIVFKKQIGAVKAVDGVSFELRRGETLGVVGESGCGKSTLARLLMRLETPTGGRAMLEGQDIFKMSGSGLRRLRRNVQMVMQDPYTSLNPRMTVGDIIGEPYEIHPEVAPRGDRGRRVRELLDIVGLNPEHINRYPHQFSGGQRQRIGIARALALNPEVIVCDEPVSALDVSIQAQVINLLEKLQDELGLSYVFIAHDLSVVRHIADRVAVMYLGKIVEIGTNEEIYERPTHPYTQALLSAVPVPDPSARAHREIIRLTGDVPSPADPPSGCRFRTRCWKAQDICATQDPQLVLRAVDPHPSACHFAELKQVVA from the coding sequence GCGCGGCGAAACGATTTTGCAGGTCGACAACGTCGTCAAGCACTTCCCGATCACCCAGGGAATCGTCTTCAAGAAGCAGATCGGCGCCGTCAAGGCGGTCGACGGGGTGAGCTTCGAACTGCGTCGCGGCGAGACCCTCGGCGTGGTCGGCGAGTCCGGCTGCGGAAAGTCGACGCTCGCCCGGCTGCTCATGCGGCTGGAGACGCCGACCGGCGGCCGGGCCATGCTGGAGGGACAGGACATCTTCAAGATGTCCGGCTCCGGCCTGCGCCGGCTGCGCCGCAACGTGCAGATGGTCATGCAGGACCCGTACACGTCGCTGAACCCGCGGATGACGGTCGGCGACATCATCGGCGAGCCGTACGAGATCCACCCCGAGGTGGCGCCACGCGGCGACCGCGGCCGGCGGGTACGTGAACTGCTCGACATCGTCGGGCTGAACCCGGAGCACATCAACCGGTACCCGCACCAGTTCTCGGGTGGGCAGCGGCAGCGGATCGGGATCGCCCGTGCGCTGGCGCTCAACCCCGAGGTGATCGTCTGTGACGAGCCGGTGTCGGCGCTGGACGTGTCGATCCAGGCTCAGGTGATCAACCTGCTGGAGAAGCTCCAGGACGAGCTGGGCCTGTCGTACGTCTTCATCGCGCACGACCTCTCGGTGGTACGGCACATCGCCGACCGGGTGGCGGTGATGTACCTCGGCAAGATCGTGGAGATCGGTACGAACGAGGAGATCTACGAGCGGCCGACCCACCCGTACACCCAGGCGCTGCTGTCGGCGGTGCCGGTGCCGGACCCGTCGGCCCGCGCCCACCGCGAGATCATCCGGCTGACCGGGGACGTGCCGTCGCCGGCCGACCCGCCGTCGGGTTGCCGGTTCCGTACCCGGTGCTGGAAGGCCCAGGACATCTGCGCCACCCAGGACCCACAGCTGGTGCTGCGGGCGGTCGACCCGCACCCGTCCGCCTGCCACTTCGCCGAGCTCAAGCAGGTCGTGGCCTGA